In the Novosphingobium resinovorum genome, GACCACGATGGCCATGATTGCCAGCATGACCATGCGGCGATCGACACTATGGTCGGCGAGTTGGTGGCCTTCGACGGAACGTGGAGGTGTCAGCGACATGAATCAGCATTATCCTGTGAAAAGCAGTGCACGCCGACTATATCGCATTGCGATGTAATTCAATCAGTGAGGATCATTTGGGGCAAAAGGATAAATTGCTGGGCGATGCCGACTATGTGGCGCTGGCCTCTTTTCGCCATGCCATTCGCCGCTTCCAGGCGTTCAGCGAGGAAAAGGCCATCGAAGTCGGGTTGACGCCGCAACAGCACCAGGCGCTCCTCGCGATCCGGGGCTGTCCGCCGGATGAAGCCACCGTCGGTCATGTCGCGGAACGTCTGATATTAAAGCCGCACAGCGCCACGGGCCTGATCAATCGCCTCGAGGCGTTGGCGCTTATTACGCGCGAGGCGGCTGCTACCGATCGCAGGCGGGCGCTGGTGCGCCTCACACCCAAGGCCTATGCCCTGCTCGACGCCCTGTCCGCTGTCCATCGCGAGGAAATCCAGCGCTTGCGGCCGGTCTTCACCGGCATCTTCGAACAACTGGGGTGAGCAAGTGTCATTTTAATACAAATATTATGCGCTGAACCAGAAATAACATTCATTTGTCTTCTGACATTCTAACCGGCACAACGCGATGTGCAGAGTGAAGACGCTTCACGACAACAGCGCCCGGAGAGGATCCCGCGAAAGCAGGCCGGAGCGCGGGAACGGAGACGGCAGCCAAGGACGAGTGCATGACGCAGACGGAGTATCCGGGGAATCCCCTGACCCTGGAGCAATGGCGATCGGTGCAGGATATGACCGCATCGCTGACGGCAGCGCAGGCGTCTTGGATTAGCGGCTACTTCACCAGGTTAGACGCCGGCGCGCGGTCCACCTGCCGCAGCCGGCGTCTTTCCGAAGTTCGGTCAGGCCGGTCACCTACAAAATATTGGGACGCGCACGGGCCATTCGACCGAGCTGGCATCGTGCACCAAGTAACAGAGGTTCGTTGATTCAATGACTGAACCCAAAGATCAGGCCCCTCGCGCCCAGACGATCGCCGCCGCGCACGGCGTTGCCAGCGATGTGGCCTTTGGAGCTGTCGCTCCGCCGCTTTATCTTTCGAGCACCTATGAGTTTTCTGGCTACGATCAACCGCGCTCCTATGACTATGGTCGGGCGGGTAATCCCACCCGCGATCTTCTCGGGCAGGCACTTGCGAAGCTGGAAGGCGGGGCAGGCGCAGTCATCACGGCGAGCGGCATGGCCGCGCTCGATCTTCTCGTCGGGAGAATGGGTCCCGGCGATCTCATCCTCGCGCCGCATGATTGCTACGGCGGTACGATGCGTCTGTTGATGGCGCGCGCGAACCGGGGGCATTGCGTCGTCCGGTTCGTTGATCAGGGTAACGAGAGCGCCTTTGCCGCCGCGCTGGAGGACGTTCCGGCACTCGTGCTTATAGAGACGCCGAGCAATCCCTTGATGCGGGTCGTCGATATCGCGGAACTCGCCGCGAAATCGCGGGCAGCGGGGGCTGCGGTTGCCGTCGACAATACGTTTCTTTCGCCGGCCATCCAGCAACCGATCGCGCTGGGCGCGGACTATGTCATCCATTCCACGACCAAATATCTCAACGGCCATTCCGACGTGATCGGCGGCGCGGTTGTCGCGGCTGATCCGGGGCAGGTCGATGAATTGCGTCACTGGGCAAATGTCGTCGGGAGCACAGGCGCGCCGTTTGATGCCTGGCTGACCTTGCGGGGCCTTCGCACGCTATTTGCCCGGATGGAGCAGCAGCAGCGCAATGCGATGATCGTCGCCCAATATCTCGAACGACATCCGGCGGTGTCCCAAGTCCACTATCCAGGTCTCGCCGCCCATCCTGGCCACCGGATCGCCTCACGCCAGCAGCGCGGTTTCGGGGCGATGCTGAGCTTTGAACTCGCAGGAAGGGCGGACGCGGTTCGACGGTTCGTCGCCTCGGCCGGCTACTTTACGCTCGCTGAATCGCTGGGTGGGGTCGAGAGCCTCGTTGCACATCCGGCAACCATGACCCACGCCGATATGGGCGCGGAGGCGCGCGCAAGGGCGGGCATCACCGACAGCCTGCTGAGGCTTTCGATCGGTCTCGAAGCCGAACTGGATCTGATCGCCGGGCTCGAACAGGGATTAGCGGCATGCGCGGGATGAGAGCGTCCGGCAATCCTGTGAACTTCAGGAGAGAAACGTGCCCGGTTATGTGTGGGTCGTAGATGTTTTCGGACTTCTCCTTGTCTTGCTCGGTTTCAACATGGCGTTTCGGCAGGCCAGCTTCAGGCGGGCTATCGGACGTCCGAAACCGCCCGCGAGCCGGTCGCGAGCAGGAAATGATGATGAGGATCCGCTTACCTATATTCTGCGGATCTCCGGTGTCATGATGATGGTTTTCGGGATCGCGATTGGCGGAATGCTGACGCTATTCCATCTGGCGTAACCAGGATTGAAGGGCCAAGCGGAGATGCTCATTGGACGAGGCTCAAGCCCACCTCGCTCCCGATTGGCATCGCCCGCCCTTCGAACCATGGTCCAATCCCACAAACCATGGCAGCCTATGCCATGCAAGAAATGCCATCGCTGGTCTTGATCGATCAAAGCGGTCATCTGCGCCAACACAGCTTTGGAAACGAAGACGACATGAGTGTCGGCGCCGACATTGCTCTCCTCCTGGCGGAGCCGGAGCGGATTTATGACGCACGAATATGATGATCCGATAGATCCCGAAAGGGTCGCTGCGGCAGTGCGATATATCGCCGAACGTCACCGTGCTGAAGATCGACCTGTTGAATTACTTGTTGACGACGTCGTGCGCGAACGCTTCGGCGGTTGCGTGACCTCGGTCAATGAACGCCGCAGCGCTTCAATCCTGCCCGGCCTCAAGCTGGAGATCGCGCGCCAAGTGTTTGAGCTCGTCGCAAGCGGCGAACTCATTGATGAGATCGATGAGGCTTCGATCGAATCTTTCCCGGCCAGCGATCCTCCAGCCTAGATCGGACACAAGCCTGGCAACGGCAGCTGATGGCTACGATCCATTTCAAGCGGATCTATGTTGCGCTTTTTCAGCAGTGACTTCAACGATAGCTCCAGGGCGTGGCCTACTGAGTGCCAGACGGGTGCTTCACACTGGCCTGCGTCGACCAATGCGCGCGTAGCGCGGCCGTATTCAAGCGCCATCCGCAGATACCGGATGCCCAAATCTTTCTTGTTGCGGGATTGCTCACGCATTGGCTTCTTCTCGGGGCTGGTGGGATTGCCGCATGCGTCGTCAGTGTTGACCGGCAGCGGACGACGACCTAGAACAAACACTGTTCTAAGTTACTGATATTTAACATAATTGTTATTATCGCGCCAAAGCTATGCCCGTATTGCAGGGGACGCGGGCGCGTTGATGATCGCCCTGTCGATGCAGGAGCAACGCGGATGATGGACCCGAAACAGATGACCGACAAACAGTTGGTCGATGAATGGGATAAAGTCGAAGACGGTGAAAACCTTACAGATTTCGAACAGGCCGTGCTCGATGAAATCGAGAGGCGTAACATCGACTTGTAAAATATCGTTAGATTTAAGACGACTCGTCCAAGTGCACCGCAGGCATCTTGAACATGGACACGATAATGCTAATGGCCGCGACAGGTGCCGGGTAAACGCGACCGCCCGGCACCGCCATCATTATCGTCCAGCCCCCAAAGAAGCCTTCAGGTCCTCAGCGCCGGTTGACCGATCGCCCGCTGCGACTGAGAAATTCGGTGACGATCTTCGTAAAGAACCCGGGCGTTACCATTCCGAAGCGGTAGTCGCCGTTGGCTCGCGCGCGGACATCAAAGCCCATCCAGTCGAAACTGTTTGCCTCTGAGACGACGACAAAGCTCGATTCAGGGTACGGTAGGCCCATCGCCTTCCCGACGTCGCCGGGGATCTTGATCGTGTTGGACGGGTTGATCTCGCCTTTGGTCGTAACGGCCAGGACGATGTAGCCTTTGCCATCGGCAGCGATAACGATGACAGGACGTTCCTTGACGCCCTCGTCTCGGCCTCCGGCTTGCTCGGCTGCAAAAAGGTAGACGTAGTTTATGACCTCACCGCGCCGCGGCGGCAGATCGTTACTGCTGCCAGTCGAAGCGGCCTGCTGCGATTTCGGCTTCGCTTGGGAGGCTGGCTTCAATACGCGCCGCGTCGTCATCGGTCATGGTCTCACTGGTGAACACCCGGCGATTGGCGTGCAACGCTTCAAGCGCAGCTGCAGCACGATCCAGATAGTCGATGCTGACCACGGCCGCATAGCGCCGCCTGTTCTTCGTCAGCACGACTGGACCATGCTGGCTTTGATCGACAACAGTGCCAGGGTGGTTATGGAAATCGGTAAGAGCAACGGATGCGAAGCTCTCGGCATTGGTGGCCATGATAATCTCCGTCGAAGCCTTACAGCCAATATAGCCAGAATGGCCAGAATGGCAATGCCGCCTAAAGGTCGCCGCGCACTATGAACGTCAAGTCGCGGCCTTTGCTACGCGACTCGCCATTTGCAAATCTCGCAATAAAAATCGTTCCAGATTTCCTAGGCGATCCATTTCCTTGCAGTCTGCAAACGGTAGACTAATGGTAGACCTCAAATCCGTCGCAGCCAAATCTGCCGGGATTATGATGATTTGCTCCACCGGCTGACCGCCGAGTTGATCTACCCGATAGATGTTCGGTGCCAAAAGGCAGAGGGCAAACGCGACCGGCCCGTCGCCGGCAACTTATTTCAAGCGAGCAGCAAGCCTGCTGCGATCAAAATTACGCCCGCCAGACGCAAGGACCATTTCCCCAACGGGGTTAGGCCAAAGTTGCCGATGATCGTCGCGGCTACGACGATGATCCCGAAGGCGCTGATGGTCAGGAATGAGGCCGTTTCCATAGACCTCATTCCGTCCGGTGCGTGATCTTCACCCGGCGCGCAAGGATGTTGGCAGCGACCTGGCGGTAGATTTTCTCGGGCATGGCGCAAATTACCGGGGTGCCGTTGGCGCCGGATCGAACGTCAGGCCCTACCCATGTGAATTCATTCACATCGTTCCAGACGATACGGCTGCGCGTATCCAGGCGAAGATGCTCGATCACGCGCGGGGTAAGTTCGAGGGAGTGCTCGGGCGAATAATCCCGCGTCGTCAGCGGCACCGTGATGACGCGCAAGTGCCCATGCTTCAGGTACGTGCCAACGACCATGCATGGCCGAATTTTACGGCCCTCTTCCTCGCCCCGGTCGTGCTCGTGCCGCCAGAGGTAGAGATAATTGATGACCTCGCCGGGACGCGGCTCAGTCCAGGAGCTTGTTGGCATCGTAGGACTCGGGCACAGGCTGGGCATTGGCGATCGCGTTGAACGCATCGTCGCTCAGTTCTTCGGGAGCGAGCGCGATGTGATCAAGGCGCGCCAGGCGTTCGTACTCTCCGGCAGGAAGCATCACGACACGAGCGGCGCCATTGCGTTCGACCGCGATCGGGTGGGTCATGGCTTCATCGTAGTAGAAGCCGAAGCGCTTCGAGACTTCACTCGAGCGGAAGGTTTCGATGGACAAGCTCATGGCCTGATCTCCTGCTATCGCGCAGATACCGCGCAATCCGTACAATTATCGGCATTCCGTATAATACGGAATGCGCGAAATTGCAATTGCTGTTCAAATGTCCTCGTGGCCGTTGATCGTTAATGCTCCGCAGCATTGAAGCGCTCGATCAAGTTGGGCATGCTCGGGTGGTCGTCTAATCCTCGCCTTCCCTTTCATCCCTTCACCCTCCCTTTCCCTTTCAGGGCGTCGGCATGATTCAGGATGTCAGCAAGTGTCCGAGGTTTTGCCTCCCAAGCGCTACGGCCGAAGACGAGACGCTGCTACCTGCCCATATTTGCGCATCTGGGGGAGCTAATGTTGCAGGGCAAAAGCTTTGGTGGTTTTCGATCAAAATATTCAATTCAGCGGATAAATCCCATGCAGCACCGTATCGAAATGGTCCTCGATGGTTGTGGTGCAGTCGCACGCGGTATCGCGCAGTACCTGCTCATCCTTGACGATGAACACACCGCGGCGAGTCTCGATCGTTCCGGCCTCCCGCAGCTTTGAAATGACACGGGTCACAAATGATCGACCCACGCCCAGCATTTCCGCGAGTTGCTCGTGCGTGATGGCAAATTCAGCTGAATGCGTTCGGCTGATCGCTGCAAGCAGCCATTTTGCTGTACGCTGCGCGATTGTATGGGTGGCATTACAGGCGGCGGTCTGAAAGACCTGTGCCAGCAGACAGTCCGAGTAGCGGGAGAACCAATGGCGTAAGGTCAAAGAGTCCAGCTTGGCTTGTTCCAGCGCGGCCGTCTTGATGCGCAAAAAGCGCCCACCATACATGACCTGCGCAGTCGCAAAAGCGGGGACATTCCCATTTGACACGATGCCTCCGATAGCCCCTTCCCTGCCAACCAGCGCGACCTCGACGGCCGGACCGTCTTTCAGCCTGACACAGAAGGCCGCCATCGCCGGGCCACACGGGAACCATGTGTCCACGACTTCACCCCCTGCCTTTTGCAGCACCGCATGCGGCTTGAGGTCAAAGACCAGCATGTGCGGCATTAGAAGCTCGCGATCACTATCGCTCAGAGTTGCTAGTAGGGCATTGCCTGCCAATTCTTCCGGGGTAGGCGCCGACATGGTCTCTCCTGATCAATCTGCATTAAAATTGTGCGCCTTGGTGCACTTATGCACAAAGCTCATGGTTGACCAATGTTACTCGCACACATAACTCGCGTTCTGTGTTTTTTCGGTGAATGGCTGTGGAGTGTGCATTCCCCTGCCCGTGGCCGGAAACGCCACCCAGCTCGGATCTAGAAGTGCCTCCTTTTACAGACAAATTTGCAACGGCGTTTGACATCGAAACGACCTATGTCGTTTTTCGTTTCCCCGTGATGCTTATCGTAGCCAACGCGTTCCAACGCGCGCAAGGGGCCGATTGATATGGCGAAGCTACCTGCCATGACCGTCGATCTGACAAACTGTGATCGGGAACCGATCCAGATTCCCGGCAGCATCCAGCCCCACGGCGCTATGCTGGTGGTGTCACCGACAGATTTCACGCTCTTGTTTGCGTCTGTGAACGCTGGCGACCTTCTTGGCAATGGCGCAGCAATCAAGCCCGGTATGCCCCTGGCAGAGATCATTGGGGCCGAAGCTGCCCATTCGGTCCGGAATGCCAGCGCCAAGGCCGGCGGTAGCGAGATTGCCGGCGTCGAGCTTGGCATGACGGTGCTTCATGGCACCGATCCAGTCGACATGATCGTCCATAGCCATAAAGACAGGTTGATCGTAGAGTTCGAGCCCTCGCTGGATGGCGCGAAAAGCGCAAAGGACGCGCTCGACCTGACTCAAGGGCTGATGCGGCGGGTGAATGTGGAGACCGAGGTCGGCGCCTTGGCGAAATCCGGTGCCCGCCTAGTTCGGGCGATGCTCGGTTTCGACCGCGTCATGGTCTATCAGTTTTTGCATAATGGTGCCGGGCGCGTCATCGCCGAGGCGAAGCAGCCAGAGCTTGAGAGCTTTATGGGGCAGCATTTCCCCGCGTCAGACATCCCCTACCAGGCGCGGCGACTCTACAAGCTCAATACAATCCGGACCATCGCAGACGCCAGCTACGCGCCGGTGCCCTTGGAGCCGGCGATCAAGCCAGGCGAACTGCCGATTGATATGTCGTTCGCGCAGCTGCGATCCGTGTCGCCCATACACTGCCAGTATCTGCAGAACATGGGCGTTCACGCCTCCATGTCGATCTCAATTTTGATCGATGGCGAACTTTGGGGTCTCATCTCTTGCCACCATGAGAGCCCCAAAGTGGTTCCGGTTCCTTTGAGAGTCGGCGCCGAGCTGTTTGGGCATTATTTTTCCCTGCAAATCTCCGTCGCCGAGCGGCGCGCCCACATCGTTGCTTCAAGCGTAGCCCGTGAACGGCTCGACAAGATCCTCGCTGGACTGGCGGTTGATGAAACCCTGATGGAAGGGTTGCGTGACCATCTGGACGCCTTCTCCGAGCTTTTCGACTGCGATGGCGTCGGGCTGTGGGCGGAAAACCAATGGACGGCGAGTGGCGTCACTCCGACGCATGATGAAGCGCTCGAACTGGTGCGTTATCTCGCTGGGGAGGAGCAGGTGCATCCGCGCTCCGCGTCATCGCAGCTGGCCCTTTGGCATACCCAGGACTTGCGTAAGCTCACAGGACAGGTCAATTTCGGACAATCGGTTGCTGGCGTCATTGCTATTCCGCTGACCTCGATGCCGCGTGATTATCTCTTGATTTTCCGTAGCGAAGAGGCCCATGAAATTGAGTGGGCGGGCAAACCTACCAAGCTCGTCATCGATACTCCAGACGGGCAGCGGCTGACCCCACGCGGAAGCTTCGAGACATGGCGCGAAGAGGTACGGGGACAAAGCCGTCCCTGGAGCGAAACTGATTTGACTGCGGCCGATACCGTGCGGACCTATTTGCGCGATGTTTTCCTGAAGCAAAACGAAATCACTGCCGAAGAACGCGGGCGGCTCGATCAGCGGCGACGGATGCTGAATGACGAACTTAATCATCGCGTCAAAAATATCATCACGCTGATCAAGTCTATTGCGGTGCAGACTGGCGCCCATGCCGGTTCGGTCGAGGATTATTCCTCGTCGTTCGAAGGGCGCCTGCGCGCTCTTGCCTTTGCGCATGACCAGTCGCTGAGTGCTGCTGTGGGCGGCGATCTTGCAACCTTAATAGAGGCCGAGGCCGGGTTGCATCGCTATGGTTCTGAAACAGAGCGGGTGATCGCCGCAGGCGCAAAAATTCGGCTCAACGATCGGGCTTTCGGAACCCTGGCATTGGTTGTCCACGAACTGATGACCAATGCCGCCAAATATGGCGCGTTGTCAGTACCCACAGGTCGCCTCGACATTAGCTGGACGTTCTCAGAAAGCGAAGGGTGCGAGATCCGCTGGACCGAAACAGGCGGGCCGCCAACGCTCGCTCCTAGTCGCCAGGGGTTTGGCTCGAAGCTCATTCAAACGACGATGGTCTATGATCTTGGCGGTCTGGTCGATCTTGATTATCTGGAAAGCGGCCTAGTCGCTCGACTGGTCATTCCTCCGAAATTTGCTTCTCTGGTTGCCGAGGGATCTCCGCCAGCACCATCGGAAGCTGTGGACGCTGGAACGGGCGCGGCGGTACCTGGACTGGATGGTCTTTCCATCCTTCTGGTCGAGGATCAGTCTCTGATCGCGCTGGATACCGAAGAACTGTTGCGCCAGCTTGGCGCTAAAGAAGTGCGCTTATCGCCGGATGCTGCGCACGCTATGCGCAGCCTAGGTTCTTACAAACCGGATGCCGCTGTCCTGGACTTCAACCTGGGCGATGACACGTCGGAGCCGATTGCGGATCATCTTGTCGCACTGGGGATCCCATTTGTCTTTGCGACAGGTTATGGGGACAATGTCATGATCCCCGAACATCTGCGCGATGTTCCAGTTGTGAGAAAGCCTGCCGGCGCAAAAAGCCTCCTGAATCAGCTTGCGGAAGCCTATGAGAATCTGAGGTCAGGCGAATAAAGTGCTTCACTATGGCAACTTCGGCCTCGTTCCGAGCAACTAGATTTCGATAAGTTTGAGTTAGCGCCCGAGGTCTCAAGGCCGCTCTTGTCGAGGCCAGCATGGCAAGCGCGCAGTTCGTAGCACGTTGCTTCCGGAGGCGGTGCCGCGGTGCGGCCATCATCATAGTTGAGGATGGACGAGGCAGGCTGCGCGCTCTACAAGATCGGTGAAGACAGGGCATGGCGTATCAACCTCGGGGCACAACCCTTCGCGGATTGGTCAAGGGAGATCAACAAGCCCCCGCCTGCCGATTGAACAGAAAGATCGGGGCCGGTTGAGGCCGGCCCCGATACTGTCAGTAGTCCATGGCCGGCATCGGCGCGGCCTTCTCCTCTTTCGGCAGCTCGGCGACGAGCGCCTCGGTCGTGATCAGCAGCGATGCGACCGAGGCCGCGTCTTGAAGCGCAGTACGCACCACCTTCGCCGGATCGATGACGCCCGCCTCGACGAGGTCCTGATACTCAGCGGTCGCGGCATTGAAGCCCCAGTTATAATCGGAGCTTTCGAGCAGCTTGCCGACGATATAGGCGCCGTCCTCGCCGGCATTCTCGGCGATCTGCCGCGCGGGCGCGCGCAGCGCCCGGCGGATGATGTCGATGCCGGACTGCTGGTCGTCATTGGCAGCTTTAAGCCCATCGAGCGCCTTGATCGCACGGAGCAGTGCGATGCCGCCCCCCGGCAGGATGCCTTCCTCCACCGCGGCGCGCGTCGCATGGAGCGCGTCGTCGACACGGTCTTTCTTCTCCTTGACCTCGACCTCGGTCGCGCCGCCGACGCGGATCACTGCGACACCGCCGGCGAGCTTCGCCACGCGCTCCTGCAGCTTCTCGCGGTCATAGTCGGACGTAGTAGTCTCGATCTGCTGGCGCAGCTGCGCGACGCGACCATCGATATCGGTCTTCTGCCCAACACCGTCGATGATGGTCGTGTTGTCCTTGTCGATCACGACCTTCTTGGCGCGACCGAGCATATCGATAGTGACGGTCTCGAGCTTGATGCCGAGATCCTCGGAGACCACATTGCCGCCGGTCAGGATGGCGATATCCTCGAGCATCGCCTTGCGGCGGTCGCCGAAGCCCGGCGCCTTGACCGCGGCGATCTTGAGCCCGCCACGCAGCTTGTTGACGACGAGCGTGGCGAGCGCCTCGCCCTCGACATCCTCGGCGATGATCAGCAGCGGCCGCCCCGACTGGACGACCTTCTCGAGCAGCGGCACGAGCGCCTGCAGGTTCGAGAGCTTCTTCTCGTGAATGAGGATGTAGGGATCGTCGAGTTCGACCTTGAGCTTCTCGGCATTGGTGATGAAATATGGCGAGAGATAGCCGCGGTCGAACTGCATTCCCTCGACGGTCTCGAGTTCGGTCTCGAGACTCTTGGCCTCCTCGACTGTGATCACCCCCTCGTTGCCGACCTTCTCCATCGCCTCGGCGAGGATGCGACCGACTTCCTCGTCGCCGTTAGCCGAGATTGTCGCGACCTGCGCAATCTCGCTGTTGGCGCCGACCTTCTTGGCGTGATTCTCCAGATCCTTGACGACCGCGCCCACCGCGAGATCGATGCCGCGCTTGACGTCCATCGGGTTCATGCCGGCGGCGACGGCTTTCGAGCCCTCGCGCACGATCGCCTGGGCGAGCACGGTGGCGGTGGTGGTGCCATCGCCCGCCTTGTCGTTCTGCTTGTTGGCGACCTCGCGCAGCATCTGCGCACCCATATTCTCGAACTTGTCGGCAAGCTCGATTTCCTTGGCGACGGTCACACCGTCCTTGGTGATACGGGGAGCCCCAAAGCTCTTCTCGATGACCACGTTGCGGCCCTTAGGACCGAGCGTCACCTTCACGGCGTTCGCAAGCGTGTCCACGCCGCGCAGCATACGATCGCGCGCGTCAGACGCGAACTTGACTTCCTTGGCAGCCATCGCTGCTACTCCTTTCTATGTCCTTCCTGAATGCTCGAGGGATAAGGGCGGCCGATCAGGCCGCCTGCTTGAGTGGCATGACGGTATCGATCACGCCAAGGATGTCGCTCTCTTTCATGATGAGCAGATCCTCGCCGTCGATCTTGACCTCGGTGCCCGACCATTTTCCGAAGAGGATGCGGTCGCCAGATTTGACGGACAGCTCGATGAGCTGACCGCTTTCGTCGCGGGCGCCGGGTCCGACGGCGACGACTTCGCCTTCCTGTGGTTTTTCCTTGGCGGTGTCAGGAATGATGATGCCGCCCGAGGTCTTCTCCTCGGCTTCGATGCGACGGACGACCACACGGTCGTGCAAGGGGCGGAAATGCATGGCAAAACCTCCAGATGCAAAACAAGTTGTGATGTCCCTGCCGTTCATCTGAACGCCAGGTTCGCGTGAACTAGGAAATGAGATTTTTTGGGTCAAGAGGGCGAGCGAAATTTTTTGGCACTCATCTCTTCTGAGTGCCAATCCGGCCATTCTCAGTGACGTGCGATGACATCATCCCTCTTGACGCGACTCGGATCAGCACCAAAATCTTGAGCCGCGTGCGACACCGCACGTATGAGAAAGGAGCGACACAAG is a window encoding:
- a CDS encoding MarR family winged helix-turn-helix transcriptional regulator, with product MLGDADYVALASFRHAIRRFQAFSEEKAIEVGLTPQQHQALLAIRGCPPDEATVGHVAERLILKPHSATGLINRLEALALITREAAATDRRRALVRLTPKAYALLDALSAVHREEIQRLRPVFTGIFEQLG
- the metB gene encoding cystathionine gamma-synthase, with translation MTEPKDQAPRAQTIAAAHGVASDVAFGAVAPPLYLSSTYEFSGYDQPRSYDYGRAGNPTRDLLGQALAKLEGGAGAVITASGMAALDLLVGRMGPGDLILAPHDCYGGTMRLLMARANRGHCVVRFVDQGNESAFAAALEDVPALVLIETPSNPLMRVVDIAELAAKSRAAGAAVAVDNTFLSPAIQQPIALGADYVIHSTTKYLNGHSDVIGGAVVAADPGQVDELRHWANVVGSTGAPFDAWLTLRGLRTLFARMEQQQRNAMIVAQYLERHPAVSQVHYPGLAAHPGHRIASRQQRGFGAMLSFELAGRADAVRRFVASAGYFTLAESLGGVESLVAHPATMTHADMGAEARARAGITDSLLRLSIGLEAELDLIAGLEQGLAACAG
- a CDS encoding type II toxin-antitoxin system prevent-host-death family antitoxin codes for the protein MATNAESFASVALTDFHNHPGTVVDQSQHGPVVLTKNRRRYAAVVSIDYLDRAAAALEALHANRRVFTSETMTDDDAARIEASLPSEAEIAAGRFDWQQ
- a CDS encoding type II toxin-antitoxin system PemK/MazF family toxin; the encoded protein is MPTSSWTEPRPGEVINYLYLWRHEHDRGEEEGRKIRPCMVVGTYLKHGHLRVITVPLTTRDYSPEHSLELTPRVIEHLRLDTRSRIVWNDVNEFTWVGPDVRSGANGTPVICAMPEKIYRQVAANILARRVKITHRTE
- a CDS encoding type II toxin-antitoxin system Phd/YefM family antitoxin, yielding MSLSIETFRSSEVSKRFGFYYDEAMTHPIAVERNGAARVVMLPAGEYERLARLDHIALAPEELSDDAFNAIANAQPVPESYDANKLLD
- a CDS encoding Crp/Fnr family transcriptional regulator: MSAPTPEELAGNALLATLSDSDRELLMPHMLVFDLKPHAVLQKAGGEVVDTWFPCGPAMAAFCVRLKDGPAVEVALVGREGAIGGIVSNGNVPAFATAQVMYGGRFLRIKTAALEQAKLDSLTLRHWFSRYSDCLLAQVFQTAACNATHTIAQRTAKWLLAAISRTHSAEFAITHEQLAEMLGVGRSFVTRVISKLREAGTIETRRGVFIVKDEQVLRDTACDCTTTIEDHFDTVLHGIYPLN
- a CDS encoding HWE histidine kinase domain-containing protein, which produces MTVDLTNCDREPIQIPGSIQPHGAMLVVSPTDFTLLFASVNAGDLLGNGAAIKPGMPLAEIIGAEAAHSVRNASAKAGGSEIAGVELGMTVLHGTDPVDMIVHSHKDRLIVEFEPSLDGAKSAKDALDLTQGLMRRVNVETEVGALAKSGARLVRAMLGFDRVMVYQFLHNGAGRVIAEAKQPELESFMGQHFPASDIPYQARRLYKLNTIRTIADASYAPVPLEPAIKPGELPIDMSFAQLRSVSPIHCQYLQNMGVHASMSISILIDGELWGLISCHHESPKVVPVPLRVGAELFGHYFSLQISVAERRAHIVASSVARERLDKILAGLAVDETLMEGLRDHLDAFSELFDCDGVGLWAENQWTASGVTPTHDEALELVRYLAGEEQVHPRSASSQLALWHTQDLRKLTGQVNFGQSVAGVIAIPLTSMPRDYLLIFRSEEAHEIEWAGKPTKLVIDTPDGQRLTPRGSFETWREEVRGQSRPWSETDLTAADTVRTYLRDVFLKQNEITAEERGRLDQRRRMLNDELNHRVKNIITLIKSIAVQTGAHAGSVEDYSSSFEGRLRALAFAHDQSLSAAVGGDLATLIEAEAGLHRYGSETERVIAAGAKIRLNDRAFGTLALVVHELMTNAAKYGALSVPTGRLDISWTFSESEGCEIRWTETGGPPTLAPSRQGFGSKLIQTTMVYDLGGLVDLDYLESGLVARLVIPPKFASLVAEGSPPAPSEAVDAGTGAAVPGLDGLSILLVEDQSLIALDTEELLRQLGAKEVRLSPDAAHAMRSLGSYKPDAAVLDFNLGDDTSEPIADHLVALGIPFVFATGYGDNVMIPEHLRDVPVVRKPAGAKSLLNQLAEAYENLRSGE
- the groL gene encoding chaperonin GroEL (60 kDa chaperone family; promotes refolding of misfolded polypeptides especially under stressful conditions; forms two stacked rings of heptamers to form a barrel-shaped 14mer; ends can be capped by GroES; misfolded proteins enter the barrel where they are refolded when GroES binds), with amino-acid sequence MAAKEVKFASDARDRMLRGVDTLANAVKVTLGPKGRNVVIEKSFGAPRITKDGVTVAKEIELADKFENMGAQMLREVANKQNDKAGDGTTTATVLAQAIVREGSKAVAAGMNPMDVKRGIDLAVGAVVKDLENHAKKVGANSEIAQVATISANGDEEVGRILAEAMEKVGNEGVITVEEAKSLETELETVEGMQFDRGYLSPYFITNAEKLKVELDDPYILIHEKKLSNLQALVPLLEKVVQSGRPLLIIAEDVEGEALATLVVNKLRGGLKIAAVKAPGFGDRRKAMLEDIAILTGGNVVSEDLGIKLETVTIDMLGRAKKVVIDKDNTTIIDGVGQKTDIDGRVAQLRQQIETTTSDYDREKLQERVAKLAGGVAVIRVGGATEVEVKEKKDRVDDALHATRAAVEEGILPGGGIALLRAIKALDGLKAANDDQQSGIDIIRRALRAPARQIAENAGEDGAYIVGKLLESSDYNWGFNAATAEYQDLVEAGVIDPAKVVRTALQDAASVASLLITTEALVAELPKEEKAAPMPAMDY
- the groES gene encoding co-chaperone GroES — encoded protein: MHFRPLHDRVVVRRIEAEEKTSGGIIIPDTAKEKPQEGEVVAVGPGARDESGQLIELSVKSGDRILFGKWSGTEVKIDGEDLLIMKESDILGVIDTVMPLKQAA